The following proteins are co-located in the Echinicola sp. 20G genome:
- a CDS encoding RagB/SusD family nutrient uptake outer membrane protein: MKYLKYKFIYPMIVALAIMACNPLDLEPVDSFSDDAVWSDPNLIESYVNEIYNQAVLSYKDSGLGWGAQTDELYGNFNWTNEWIYNRGEANPDNQTSGSLNMWGDLYNTVRYCNVFFEKLDGSELVNNMQVERMMGEVYFLRALTYFELLKRFGGVPLITKVYDVNDTEFDELRSSWTDTKNFILNDIEMAEDFLPEVYEDENLGRATLGGALALKSRLLLYNASPLYNPSGELQAWIDAKNAAKAVIDLGIYSLHGDENNYNSIFTDRFNEEVILSRVYNGSYFGDRYNTFDRDMSPNGYNGYSAYNPLQQLVDDFEMADGSKFSWDNPSHAATPYANREPRFYADILFNGAMFKGREAEFFEGGLDSRTSSMSPWNASKTGYTIRKMVDEDHDFNIRVPNTTQWVVFRLGEIYLNYAEACAALGETGEAVTYLNYIRTRAGLPEVNAVGEELISAIRHERRIELCFEGHRYFDIRRWETPEIGSEDAIGILIEKEGDQFDYGFQVVQERTWVPSFVYYPIPRSEIQKNPEIDQNPFYQ, from the coding sequence ATGAAGTATCTTAAATATAAATTTATATATCCTATGATAGTGGCTCTTGCAATTATGGCTTGTAATCCACTAGATCTTGAACCGGTGGATTCATTTTCTGATGATGCTGTTTGGTCAGATCCAAACTTGATAGAATCCTATGTGAATGAAATATACAATCAAGCTGTATTAAGCTACAAGGACAGTGGATTAGGTTGGGGAGCACAGACTGATGAACTGTACGGTAATTTCAACTGGACAAATGAATGGATTTATAACCGTGGCGAAGCTAATCCCGATAATCAGACTTCAGGGTCATTAAATATGTGGGGAGACCTGTACAATACGGTTAGGTACTGTAATGTTTTTTTTGAAAAACTTGATGGATCGGAGTTGGTAAACAATATGCAGGTAGAGAGAATGATGGGCGAAGTGTATTTTTTGAGGGCACTGACCTATTTTGAGCTATTAAAAAGGTTTGGTGGAGTCCCGTTGATTACAAAGGTATATGATGTTAACGACACTGAATTTGATGAGCTTAGAAGCAGTTGGACAGATACAAAGAACTTTATCCTCAATGATATTGAAATGGCAGAGGATTTTCTTCCTGAGGTATATGAGGATGAAAATCTGGGGCGCGCCACATTAGGGGGAGCCTTGGCATTGAAATCTCGATTGCTTTTATACAATGCTAGTCCACTTTATAATCCCTCGGGAGAATTGCAAGCTTGGATAGATGCTAAAAATGCTGCAAAAGCAGTTATTGATCTTGGAATATACAGTCTACACGGAGATGAAAATAACTATAATTCAATTTTTACTGACCGTTTTAATGAAGAAGTAATTTTGTCAAGGGTTTATAATGGAAGTTATTTTGGCGATCGCTATAACACATTCGATAGGGATATGAGTCCTAATGGATACAATGGGTATAGCGCATATAATCCCCTTCAACAGTTGGTAGATGATTTTGAAATGGCTGATGGCTCTAAGTTTTCCTGGGATAATCCTTCCCATGCAGCAACTCCATACGCTAATAGGGAGCCAAGATTTTATGCAGATATACTATTTAATGGCGCAATGTTTAAAGGAAGGGAAGCTGAGTTTTTTGAAGGTGGATTGGATTCAAGAACTAGTTCAATGTCTCCATGGAATGCTTCAAAGACCGGGTATACTATCAGGAAAATGGTCGATGAAGACCATGACTTTAATATCCGTGTTCCCAATACTACCCAATGGGTTGTATTCAGATTGGGCGAGATTTATTTAAACTATGCTGAAGCTTGTGCAGCGCTGGGTGAAACTGGCGAAGCAGTTACTTATTTAAACTACATTAGGACTAGGGCAGGACTTCCAGAGGTAAATGCAGTTGGTGAAGAACTGATTAGTGCAATCCGACATGAAAGAAGGATTGAGCTTTGTTTTGAGGGACATCGTTATTTTGATATTAGGAGATGGGAAACCCCTGAAATAGGATCCGAAGATGCAATTGGAATTTTAATTGAAAAGGAGGGAGATCAATTTGACTATGGCTTCCAGGTTGTGCAGGAAAGGACTTGGGTACCTAGTTTTGTTTATTATCCGATTCCCCGCTCTGAAATTCAAAAGAATCCAGAGATTGATCAAAACCCATTTTATCAATAA
- a CDS encoding endo-alpha-N-acetylgalactosaminidase family protein — translation MKLIIFLAICMATNLVLPVVNCLGQGNSSASKTITGEYYDWTKTMKPENPWNHDYDQTLVMKMFLCSRGDDGGVDKVYLDFEQALEVVRKLDNLTLGVPKIIYLVGWQFNGHDSKYPAWNQVNNALKREQDETSLQSLKWLMKEAKKYNTTVSLHVNMIDAFKDSPLWEEYFEKDIIAKDINGAPIPGETFNGMTSYQISYTQEWEMGLAQKRIDNLLKMLPELKDAGTVHIDAFHSIRPAAYKEGENSDEMSPFLGYSIDQEIATQRKIFRYWKIMGVDVTAEGGMYWLRKDPFIGLQPFAWHFEPENFKSEEWHGKPEGFQGLPSDLYCGTPMHAEGKIMEDPINLNGIKEEFCTKVVPWFMTNKIKKTGKKNVIWKFENGEVYLPVSWANNKLLVFTENGFKNRKLKLPEHWKGLDKVFLYSFGVNGTQFLGELTVRDLTVNLSLKQGDSVLIFKDLENSNH, via the coding sequence ATGAAATTAATAATATTTCTGGCCATCTGCATGGCCACGAATTTGGTATTGCCTGTGGTGAACTGTTTAGGTCAGGGAAATAGCAGTGCTTCAAAAACAATCACTGGAGAATACTACGATTGGACCAAAACAATGAAGCCAGAGAACCCCTGGAATCATGACTATGATCAGACCTTGGTGATGAAAATGTTTCTTTGCTCTCGTGGGGATGATGGTGGTGTAGATAAGGTTTATCTGGATTTTGAACAGGCTTTGGAGGTTGTGAGAAAATTAGATAACCTCACGTTGGGTGTTCCAAAAATCATTTATTTGGTAGGATGGCAATTCAATGGACATGATTCAAAATATCCCGCATGGAACCAAGTGAACAACGCCCTGAAAAGAGAGCAAGATGAGACTTCTCTACAGAGCCTGAAGTGGTTGATGAAGGAGGCAAAAAAGTATAATACTACGGTAAGTTTACATGTCAATATGATTGATGCCTTTAAGGATTCTCCCTTATGGGAGGAATACTTTGAAAAAGATATTATTGCCAAGGATATTAATGGTGCCCCTATCCCTGGGGAAACTTTCAATGGTATGACATCTTATCAGATCAGCTATACCCAAGAATGGGAAATGGGATTGGCCCAAAAGAGAATTGATAACTTACTTAAGATGTTGCCAGAACTCAAGGATGCTGGAACTGTTCATATTGATGCATTTCATTCGATTAGACCTGCTGCATATAAAGAAGGTGAAAACTCTGATGAAATGAGCCCTTTTCTTGGGTATAGTATAGATCAGGAAATCGCTACACAGAGAAAAATTTTCCGGTATTGGAAAATAATGGGAGTGGATGTAACTGCGGAAGGAGGTATGTATTGGTTGAGAAAAGATCCGTTTATTGGCTTACAGCCATTTGCATGGCATTTTGAACCTGAAAACTTTAAGAGTGAGGAATGGCATGGTAAACCCGAAGGTTTTCAGGGGCTTCCTTCAGATTTGTATTGCGGGACACCTATGCATGCAGAAGGCAAAATCATGGAAGATCCCATTAATCTGAACGGAATAAAAGAGGAGTTTTGTACCAAAGTTGTCCCTTGGTTTATGACGAACAAAATAAAAAAAACGGGTAAAAAGAACGTAATCTGGAAATTTGAGAACGGAGAGGTTTATTTGCCAGTTTCCTGGGCAAATAATAAGCTGTTGGTATTTACCGAGAATGGTTTTAAGAACAGAAAACTAAAGCTTCCTGAGCATTGGAAAGGGTTGGATAAAGTGTTTTTATATTCTTTTGGAGTGAATGGAACACAGTTTTTGGGAGAATTGACGGTCAGGGACCTGACCGTCAACCTTTCTTTGAAACAAGGGGACTCTGTTCTGATATTTAAAGATTTAGAAAATTCTAACCACTAA
- a CDS encoding ThuA domain-containing protein: MKKFIFTFLFFSLSYFQTYAQFPRFKVIAFYSKTVEKAHVDFADDAIKFFKDLTIGNGFVFDTTSNMADLKLDKINQYDLVMMLNDFPHNQDQRRAFEEYMENGGGWYGFHVTAYNDKTTGWPWFVNFLGGGVFYTNNWPPMPAKLVVENQNHPVTKGLPNTFIAPINEWYIWEPSPRKNKDVVVFASLSHDNYPFGLKDIIYDGDCPVVWTNTNYRMIYLNMGHGNHIFSDATQNKLIIDAFRWVVSINSKGNPFDK; this comes from the coding sequence ATGAAAAAATTCATCTTTACCTTTTTATTTTTTTCGTTGTCCTATTTTCAGACTTATGCCCAGTTTCCCAGGTTTAAAGTAATTGCATTTTACTCTAAAACGGTTGAAAAAGCCCATGTTGATTTTGCCGATGATGCCATTAAATTCTTCAAGGACCTTACCATTGGAAATGGCTTTGTATTTGACACCACTTCCAATATGGCGGATTTAAAGTTGGATAAAATAAATCAATATGACCTTGTAATGATGCTTAACGATTTCCCTCACAATCAAGATCAGCGACGGGCATTTGAAGAATATATGGAAAATGGCGGTGGCTGGTATGGCTTTCATGTTACTGCCTATAACGATAAAACGACAGGATGGCCATGGTTTGTCAACTTTCTTGGAGGAGGGGTATTCTACACCAACAATTGGCCTCCTATGCCAGCAAAATTAGTGGTTGAAAACCAAAATCATCCAGTTACCAAAGGTCTTCCCAATACGTTTATTGCCCCTATAAATGAATGGTATATTTGGGAACCAAGCCCAAGAAAAAACAAGGATGTGGTTGTTTTTGCATCCTTGTCCCATGACAATTATCCTTTTGGTTTAAAAGACATTATTTATGATGGAGACTGTCCTGTGGTTTGGACCAATACCAATTACCGCATGATATATTTGAATATGGGACATGGCAATCATATATTTTCCGATGCTACTCAAAATAAACTAATAATTGATGCATTCCGTTGGGTGGTATCGATTAATTCCAAAGGAAATCCATTTGATAAATGA
- a CDS encoding ThuA domain-containing protein, protein MKFITFLLFITILFSHHNAYSKNDQFTALIITERGDQHEGFVQEALKWIDYFSKKHSIAYKVINHAKEIDTINLKKFDVIIQLNYPPYTWTDKGKRRFEKYIDNGQGGWVGFHHATLLGEFDGYEMWNWFSDFMGGIRFKNYISQKASGTVHVEASNHPVMQGLPQSFDIADDEWYIFDKNPRPNVHVLANVDEDSYSPPSEIKMGDHPVIWENPHKKAKNIYFLIGHDKSLFSNEAFKKMFANAILWAIENNN, encoded by the coding sequence ATGAAATTTATAACCTTTTTGCTCTTTATAACCATTTTGTTCTCCCACCATAATGCCTACTCAAAAAACGATCAATTCACTGCTTTAATTATTACTGAGCGTGGAGACCAACATGAAGGATTTGTCCAGGAGGCTTTGAAATGGATAGATTATTTTTCAAAAAAGCATTCTATCGCATATAAGGTCATTAACCATGCAAAAGAAATTGATACTATCAACCTGAAAAAATTTGATGTTATCATCCAGCTTAATTACCCACCATACACCTGGACAGACAAGGGGAAGAGGCGTTTCGAAAAATACATAGACAATGGACAGGGAGGTTGGGTCGGTTTCCATCATGCAACCCTTCTGGGGGAATTTGACGGTTATGAAATGTGGAATTGGTTTTCTGATTTTATGGGAGGAATCAGGTTCAAAAATTATATATCACAGAAAGCTTCAGGGACCGTACATGTAGAAGCATCTAACCATCCGGTAATGCAGGGGCTTCCTCAAAGCTTTGACATAGCCGATGACGAATGGTATATATTTGATAAAAACCCCCGTCCAAATGTCCATGTTTTGGCAAATGTGGACGAAGACAGCTATTCACCTCCTTCAGAAATAAAAATGGGGGACCACCCCGTAATTTGGGAAAATCCCCATAAGAAGGCCAAAAACATCTATTTCCTTATAGGGCATGACAAAAGTCTTTTTTCCAATGAAGCGTTCAAGAAAATGTTTGCCAATGCCATACTATGGGCCATCGAAAACAATAATTAA
- a CDS encoding glycoside hydrolase family 9 protein, translating into MKYALALIFAISLKVVLAQEANILVNQVVYDLEGPKTAILKAQSNEFEGKAFNIVDAKTSKTIFKGTIPKVSQVVDWSDSVWYNVLDFSELRKEGSFQIKIPHKGVIINSPILKIQENGLSKTTIPAILNFFKHQRADSQEELEADRNLLLFGSNKRVDLHGGWCDASGDVSKYFSHLAYTNFMSPQQIPLVTWSMMETIESIPSILEEEGIKEAFLDEALYGADYIMRSLSPEGYFYMTVFSYFDKDPSSRRVVGLLADSKTTSDYQCAWREGAGMGIAALARASMLNTSRDYSSNEYLAGAEKAYLHALANSKTYADDGKDNIIDDYCSLIASIELWKATSKPLYINNARDRAENLTERMSQLGYFISDDGNRPFWHASDAGLPIIALCRYLELEKESKFRVPVISAVKRAIDYQISITNEVENPFGYPRQTFSLNSSIQNGFFIPHENESGWWWQGENARLASIASAMILGSRLIYPGNGPYGLNEEYSLFVEKIISWILGCNPYDMSMMYGYGKNNVPYMASMYGHGSGIGGISNGITGKDGNPDGSGIDFKVEDNGNEWRWSEQWIPHTGWFLYAVTLISRNQ; encoded by the coding sequence ATGAAATACGCACTGGCCCTAATTTTCGCAATAAGCCTAAAGGTTGTTTTAGCTCAGGAAGCAAATATATTGGTCAATCAGGTAGTGTATGATTTGGAGGGGCCAAAAACAGCCATTCTAAAAGCTCAAAGTAATGAATTTGAGGGAAAGGCATTTAATATCGTAGACGCAAAAACTTCCAAGACTATTTTTAAGGGTACCATCCCTAAAGTCTCTCAAGTTGTGGATTGGAGTGACTCAGTATGGTACAACGTTCTGGATTTCAGCGAACTGAGAAAAGAAGGAAGCTTTCAAATAAAGATACCCCATAAGGGGGTTATAATAAATTCACCTATCCTTAAAATCCAAGAAAATGGACTTTCCAAAACAACGATACCCGCTATATTAAATTTTTTCAAACACCAAAGAGCTGATTCTCAAGAGGAACTTGAGGCTGACCGGAACCTATTACTTTTCGGCAGTAATAAACGTGTTGATTTACACGGTGGATGGTGTGATGCTTCAGGTGATGTTAGCAAATACTTTTCCCACCTTGCCTACACCAATTTCATGTCCCCCCAACAAATCCCCTTGGTTACTTGGTCAATGATGGAAACAATTGAATCCATTCCCAGTATTTTAGAAGAGGAAGGAATCAAGGAAGCATTTTTAGATGAAGCGTTATACGGCGCCGATTATATAATGCGATCACTGTCCCCTGAAGGGTATTTCTATATGACTGTATTCAGTTATTTCGATAAGGACCCTTCCTCAAGGAGGGTCGTGGGGCTATTGGCAGACAGCAAAACCACTTCCGATTACCAATGTGCCTGGCGGGAAGGCGCAGGCATGGGGATTGCGGCACTTGCTCGAGCGTCCATGTTAAATACGAGTAGAGACTATTCTTCAAATGAATATTTAGCAGGTGCCGAAAAAGCCTACCTTCACGCTTTAGCCAATAGCAAAACATATGCTGATGATGGCAAGGATAACATTATTGATGATTACTGTTCATTAATTGCTTCCATTGAACTGTGGAAAGCCACATCAAAACCCCTTTACATAAACAATGCCAGGGATCGTGCGGAAAATCTAACGGAGCGGATGAGCCAATTGGGGTATTTCATTAGTGATGATGGTAACAGGCCTTTTTGGCATGCTTCGGACGCGGGTCTTCCAATAATTGCCTTATGTAGGTATTTGGAGTTAGAAAAGGAATCCAAATTTAGGGTTCCGGTTATATCAGCAGTAAAGCGGGCCATTGATTATCAAATCAGTATCACCAATGAGGTTGAAAATCCCTTTGGCTATCCTCGCCAGACATTTTCGTTAAACAGTAGCATCCAAAACGGATTCTTCATTCCCCATGAAAATGAAAGCGGATGGTGGTGGCAGGGGGAAAATGCAAGACTAGCATCAATAGCTTCGGCTATGATCCTGGGTTCGCGTCTAATTTACCCAGGTAATGGTCCTTATGGCCTTAATGAAGAATATTCCTTATTTGTTGAAAAAATAATCTCATGGATACTCGGCTGCAATCCTTATGATATGAGTATGATGTATGGGTATGGCAAGAACAATGTACCCTATATGGCATCCATGTATGGCCATGGATCTGGAATTGGAGGGATCTCAAATGGGATTACAGGAAAAGATGGAAACCCTGATGGGTCAGGTATTGACTTTAAAGTAGAGGATAACGGCAACGAATGGCGCTGGAGCGAGCAATGGATCCCACACACGGGATGGTTTTTATACGCTGTTACACTTATTTCCCGAAATCAGTAA
- a CDS encoding RagB/SusD family nutrient uptake outer membrane protein has protein sequence MKYSSYIYILFISAMTLGCSEDWLTPKPLSFYAPENTYNTPEGLRSGIVACDANLRYTEFYGDGPAIITELIFSEVAVEGTTDKSGPAQNMNLQIQPDASLNSPNSNRIGRYWYEGYKGIKYANTVISRIDDVEYDNEQERNEILGAALWHRAYRYYRLVHQFGDVPLILNEITSPKLDFYSTDKEIILRKIKEDLEFAENWVPIEADRGMVTRGAVSHLLTKVNLSLGEFDDAILSASNVIDGGYHSLMTERFGINANDPSKNVIWDLHRPENKSLPNNKEVLYVLIDRPDVVGNTTDLFGGIQIMRQALPFYAASGANAIKTPNGNTGMNGNSGIEIPLSDMYGRGIGRCRATWYSTNTIWDDNDDLRHAPGNWMTMEDLVYNNQSLKGNDPSYAKPLQLYDESGVMLTTDTIRNWFDWPHYKLFIPDNINNPQRGGNTDWYVFRLAETYLLRAEAYYWKGQSDLAANDINKVRSRAGASNYQPSEVNIGTILDERARELYYEEPRNTELSRIASIFAKTGKTAYNGQNYNLANFGDKNFWFDRISEKNEFYNKGITTVHGDTYTMSPYHVNWPIPINAILSNTEGQIKQNYGYNGYDPNTPVLTEIE, from the coding sequence ATGAAATATTCATCATATATATATATTCTTTTTATCTCGGCAATGACCTTAGGTTGTTCTGAAGACTGGCTTACGCCCAAGCCACTTTCATTCTATGCACCAGAAAACACTTATAACACCCCAGAGGGGCTACGTTCTGGAATAGTTGCATGTGATGCGAACTTAAGGTATACTGAATTTTATGGGGATGGTCCGGCAATAATTACAGAATTAATATTTTCAGAAGTTGCCGTAGAAGGAACAACGGATAAATCGGGCCCTGCACAAAACATGAATTTGCAAATTCAACCTGACGCCTCTCTTAACAGCCCCAATTCCAACCGGATTGGAAGATACTGGTATGAAGGGTACAAAGGCATCAAATATGCCAACACAGTGATTTCGAGAATCGATGACGTTGAGTATGATAATGAACAAGAGAGAAATGAAATACTGGGAGCAGCATTATGGCATAGGGCATATAGGTACTATAGGTTGGTTCATCAATTCGGGGATGTTCCATTAATTCTAAATGAAATCACATCTCCCAAATTGGATTTCTACTCTACAGACAAAGAAATAATTCTAAGAAAAATCAAAGAGGATCTTGAGTTTGCAGAAAATTGGGTTCCTATAGAAGCTGACAGGGGTATGGTCACCAGGGGAGCTGTAAGCCACCTTCTCACAAAGGTAAATCTTTCTTTGGGAGAATTTGATGATGCTATTTTATCGGCCAGCAACGTAATTGACGGAGGATACCACTCCCTAATGACAGAAAGATTTGGAATAAATGCCAACGACCCATCAAAAAATGTTATTTGGGATTTACATAGACCTGAAAACAAGTCTTTACCAAATAACAAAGAAGTATTATATGTTTTAATCGATAGACCTGATGTGGTGGGAAACACAACCGATCTATTTGGAGGGATTCAGATCATGAGGCAAGCCCTACCTTTTTATGCCGCTTCTGGAGCGAATGCCATCAAGACCCCAAATGGAAACACTGGAATGAACGGCAATAGTGGAATCGAAATACCCCTATCTGATATGTATGGAAGAGGAATTGGTCGTTGCAGGGCAACCTGGTATTCTACCAACACCATTTGGGACGACAATGATGATTTAAGACATGCACCAGGTAACTGGATGACCATGGAAGATCTCGTATATAACAACCAGTCCCTAAAAGGAAATGATCCAAGCTATGCAAAACCCCTTCAACTTTATGATGAATCGGGTGTGATGTTAACTACAGATACCATAAGAAATTGGTTCGACTGGCCACATTACAAATTATTTATCCCAGACAACATCAATAATCCACAGCGGGGTGGCAATACAGATTGGTATGTGTTTAGATTAGCGGAAACCTATTTGCTGAGAGCAGAAGCATATTATTGGAAAGGGCAATCTGACCTGGCTGCAAATGACATTAATAAAGTTCGCAGTCGCGCAGGTGCCTCAAATTATCAACCTTCAGAGGTAAATATTGGAACCATTCTGGATGAAAGGGCCAGAGAACTGTATTATGAAGAACCAAGAAACACAGAACTCAGCCGGATTGCATCCATTTTCGCGAAAACTGGAAAAACTGCGTATAATGGCCAAAACTATAACCTAGCCAACTTTGGAGATAAAAATTTCTGGTTTGATCGAATATCGGAAAAAAATGAATTTTATAACAAGGGAATTACAACAGTACATGGAGACACATATACCATGAGCCCTTACCATGTTAATTGGCCGATACCTATTAATGCAATACTGTCAAATACAGAAGGTCAGATAAAGCAAAACTATGGCTACAATGGATACGACCCCAATACCCCTGTCCTAACTGAAATAGAATAA